The window CTAAATTATAGGCAAAAAAAACCGCAAATGAATCATTTGCGGTTTTAAATTTATCTAACAAATTTTATTCAAATTCTGATGGATAACATTTAACATCATTACATCTTTCTCTGATCATCTCATACGCTTTCAAGTCCCCTAACTCTCCAGCTTTACTAAGGTCTAAACATCCTTCTGATAATTGACCGTATTCAATTCTTAAAACTCCTCTTAAGTAATAAGCATCTACATTGTCCTTATCTTTTTCAATGATCTTTGTACAGTCATTAATTGCATCTTGGTATGCTTCTAGTTGCTGTTTCGCCTGACCTCTTTTATAATATGCATCTAGATTATTCTCATTTATCTCGATAGTCTTTGAATAATCGTTGATGGCTCCGTAATAATCTTGAAGAAGGTATTTTATATTACCTCTTTCAAAATAAGCTTCTGAAAATTCAGCATTTGCCTCAATCGCTTTATTATAATCTTTCATAGCACCATGTACATCAGCAAATTTTTGCTTAATATTACCTCTCATATAATAGGCTTGATAAGCATTTTCATCTAGCTTTATTGCTTCATTGAAGCTTACTATCGCTTCCATATATTCTTTATTTTCGAACTTCTTAATTCCGTTCTCAATAAATTCAGAAGCTTTTTTTGATTGAGCTTCTGCAAATGAAAAGCTGAATACTGTAATAAAGGCTATAATAAATACTCTAAATAATTGATTCATATCTTTTGAGAAAATGTTCTATTGCAATCATCGCAATAACTCTGCCACAATTTTATAGATTGTTAATATATTCTTTGATTAACAAAACTAATTATAAGTTTACTTAAAAATTCACCTAATTTCAAGCTGACCTTACATAATTTATTTTTTCATTGGAAACAGCATTTTATAATCGGCCTTAACCTTTCCTTTACTGATATTCGCTAATTTCCCTTTCAATAATCTTTTCT is drawn from Marivirga arenosa and contains these coding sequences:
- a CDS encoding tetratricopeptide repeat protein: MNQLFRVFIIAFITVFSFSFAEAQSKKASEFIENGIKKFENKEYMEAIVSFNEAIKLDENAYQAYYMRGNIKQKFADVHGAMKDYNKAIEANAEFSEAYFERGNIKYLLQDYYGAINDYSKTIEINENNLDAYYKRGQAKQQLEAYQDAINDCTKIIEKDKDNVDAYYLRGVLRIEYGQLSEGCLDLSKAGELGDLKAYEMIRERCNDVKCYPSEFE